In Streptomyces sp. NBC_01707, a genomic segment contains:
- a CDS encoding GMC family oxidoreductase yields the protein MTDYDYVIVGGGTAGSVIASRLTENPDITVALIEGGPSDVGRDDVLTLRRWMGLLGGELDYDYPTTEQPRGNSNIRHSRARVLGGCSSHNTLIAFKPLPSDWDEWAEAGAAGWDAASMDPYFHKLRNNIVPVDEADRNAIARDFVDAAQTTLGVPRVEGFNKAAFRDGVGFFDLAYHPENNKRSSASVAYLHPFLDRPNLHIALETWAFRLELEGTRATGVHVRTKDGAERLVRARREVVVCAGAVDTPRLLMHSGIGHREELEKLGIPVVHDLPGVGENLLDHPESVIVWETHGPIPENSAMDSDAGLFVRRDPNSQGPDLMFHFYQIPFTDNPERLGYERPAHGVSMTPNIPKPKSRGRLYLTSPDPEVKPALDFRYFTDEDDYDGRTLVDGIRIAREIAAQEPLAGWLKREVCPGPEITSDEDISEYARKVAHTVYHPAGTCRMGSADDELAVVEPDLSIRGLDGIRIADASVFPTMTTVNPMICVLMVGEKCADLLGATPGGHA from the coding sequence ATGACCGACTACGACTACGTCATCGTCGGGGGCGGCACCGCAGGTTCGGTGATCGCCTCCCGGCTCACCGAGAACCCGGACATCACCGTTGCCCTCATCGAGGGCGGACCGAGCGACGTGGGTCGGGACGACGTCCTGACCCTGCGCCGCTGGATGGGCCTCCTCGGCGGTGAGCTGGACTACGACTACCCCACCACCGAGCAGCCCCGCGGCAACTCGAACATCCGCCACAGCCGGGCCCGGGTGCTCGGCGGCTGTTCGTCCCACAACACCCTCATCGCCTTCAAGCCGCTGCCGTCCGACTGGGACGAGTGGGCCGAGGCGGGCGCGGCCGGCTGGGACGCGGCGTCGATGGACCCGTACTTCCACAAGCTGCGTAACAACATCGTCCCCGTCGACGAGGCCGACCGGAACGCCATCGCCCGCGACTTCGTCGACGCGGCGCAGACCACGCTCGGGGTGCCGCGTGTCGAGGGCTTCAACAAGGCGGCCTTCCGGGACGGCGTCGGCTTCTTCGACCTCGCCTACCATCCTGAGAACAACAAGCGTTCCTCGGCGTCGGTGGCGTATCTGCACCCCTTCCTCGACCGCCCGAACCTCCATATCGCCCTGGAGACCTGGGCGTTCCGGCTGGAGCTGGAAGGAACGCGCGCGACCGGTGTGCACGTGCGGACCAAGGACGGTGCGGAGCGGCTCGTGCGGGCACGGCGGGAAGTGGTGGTGTGCGCCGGTGCGGTGGACACCCCGCGGCTGCTGATGCACTCCGGCATCGGGCACCGCGAGGAGCTGGAGAAGCTCGGCATCCCCGTGGTGCACGACCTGCCGGGTGTCGGCGAGAACCTGCTCGACCATCCCGAGTCCGTCATCGTCTGGGAGACGCACGGGCCGATCCCCGAGAACTCGGCGATGGACAGCGACGCCGGGCTCTTCGTACGGCGGGATCCGAACAGCCAGGGCCCCGACCTGATGTTCCACTTCTACCAGATCCCGTTCACCGACAATCCCGAGCGCCTCGGCTACGAGCGGCCCGCGCACGGCGTGTCGATGACGCCGAACATCCCGAAGCCGAAGAGCCGCGGGCGGCTGTACCTGACCAGTCCCGACCCCGAGGTCAAACCCGCACTCGACTTCCGGTACTTCACCGACGAGGACGACTACGACGGCCGCACGCTCGTCGACGGGATCAGGATCGCCCGCGAGATCGCAGCGCAGGAGCCGCTGGCCGGCTGGCTGAAGCGCGAGGTCTGCCCCGGGCCCGAGATCACCTCCGACGAGGACATCAGCGAGTACGCGCGCAAGGTCGCGCACACCGTCTACCACCCCGCCGGAACCTGCCGCATGGGCTCGGCCGACGACGAACTCGCCGTCGTCGAACCCGACTTGAGCATCCGAGGCCTCGACGGCATCCGGATAGCCGACGCGTCCGTCTTCCCGACGATGACGACCGTCAACCCGATGATCTGCGTGCTGATGGTCGGGGAGAAATGCGCAGATCTGCTCGGTGCCACTCCTGGGGGTCATGCCTGA
- a CDS encoding glycine betaine/L-proline ABC transporter ATP-binding protein → MNTPPHVFSVRDLWKVFGPKADRVPGDTELGALTPAELRERTGCTAAVRDVSFDVRKGEVFVVMGLSGSGKSTLVRCLTRLIEPTSGEITIDGEDVLSMDAGRLRELRRHRAAMVFQHFGLLPHRSVIDNVAYGLEIQGMGRTQRRERAAEFIAKVGLDGMENRRPGQLSGGQQQRVGLARALAVDPEVLLFDEPFSALDPLIRRDMQEEVVRLHREEGRTMVFITHDLNEALKLGDRIALMRDGRIVQLGTPEEIVGTPADDYVRDFVRDVPREQVLTVQTAMRPADGEESTSGPALAPGTTVSEAIEAVVRTGRTARVVDDGRCLGVVDHACLLGVVAGIPAVKEAA, encoded by the coding sequence ATGAACACGCCGCCGCACGTTTTCTCCGTACGCGACCTGTGGAAGGTGTTCGGTCCCAAGGCCGACCGCGTCCCGGGTGACACCGAACTCGGTGCACTCACCCCGGCTGAGCTGCGAGAGCGCACCGGCTGCACCGCAGCTGTGCGCGACGTCTCGTTCGACGTCCGCAAGGGCGAGGTATTCGTCGTGATGGGCCTGTCCGGGTCCGGCAAGTCCACGCTCGTGCGCTGCCTCACCCGGCTCATCGAGCCGACGTCCGGTGAGATCACCATCGACGGCGAGGACGTACTGTCGATGGACGCCGGCCGGCTGCGCGAACTGCGCCGCCACCGCGCCGCCATGGTCTTCCAGCACTTCGGCCTGCTGCCGCACCGCTCGGTCATCGACAACGTGGCCTACGGGCTCGAGATCCAGGGCATGGGTCGCACGCAGCGGCGCGAACGGGCAGCCGAGTTCATTGCCAAGGTCGGCCTCGACGGCATGGAGAACCGCCGTCCCGGACAGCTCTCCGGCGGTCAGCAGCAGCGGGTCGGACTTGCGCGTGCGCTCGCCGTCGACCCCGAAGTGCTCCTGTTCGACGAGCCGTTCAGCGCGCTCGACCCACTGATCCGCCGCGACATGCAGGAGGAAGTCGTACGCCTGCACCGCGAGGAGGGCCGCACGATGGTCTTCATCACCCATGACCTGAACGAGGCGCTCAAGCTCGGCGACCGCATCGCGCTCATGCGCGACGGACGGATCGTGCAGCTGGGCACTCCGGAGGAGATCGTGGGGACGCCCGCCGACGACTACGTACGGGACTTCGTGCGCGACGTGCCACGTGAACAGGTCCTGACGGTGCAGACAGCCATGCGTCCCGCCGACGGTGAGGAGAGCACCTCGGGCCCGGCGCTTGCACCCGGTACCACGGTCTCCGAGGCGATCGAGGCGGTCGTCCGCACCGGCAGGACGGCACGTGTGGTCGACGACGGCCGCTGCCTGGGCGTGGTCGACCACGCCTGCCTGCTCGGCGTCGTAGCCGGGATACCGGCCGTGAAGGAGGCTGCGTGA
- a CDS encoding DUF2750 domain-containing protein produces the protein MSQSGAQAAAFFRDVARERTVWFVRDDAGSPAPMDSSGRRSAPFWSTAARARRAAELWGGNLRVESLTLDYWRNVDHTDLADEQLLVGINWSGPRLVGWSFTVPEVINRLTHALGESSAGPAPASGQASDPGVPHPCPIGWR, from the coding sequence GTGAGCCAGAGCGGTGCCCAAGCAGCTGCATTCTTCCGAGACGTCGCGCGAGAGCGGACAGTTTGGTTCGTACGCGACGATGCCGGCAGCCCTGCCCCGATGGACTCCAGCGGACGGCGATCAGCTCCGTTCTGGTCCACAGCCGCACGCGCGAGACGAGCAGCCGAGCTCTGGGGTGGAAACCTTCGAGTCGAGTCTCTGACGTTGGATTACTGGCGCAATGTCGACCATACGGACCTGGCCGACGAACAGTTGCTCGTCGGGATCAATTGGTCGGGCCCGCGGTTGGTCGGATGGAGCTTCACCGTCCCCGAGGTGATCAACCGCCTTACCCACGCGCTCGGCGAATCTTCCGCCGGGCCAGCACCGGCCTCCGGTCAGGCGAGCGACCCCGGCGTGCCCCATCCGTGCCCGATCGGTTGGAGATGA
- a CDS encoding proline/glycine betaine ABC transporter permease, with translation MTATVTTARTAGLDASTTASSFARHRTGVVLVGALALLILGAFLIGGGTWPASLTVDLTGPLGDVSDWIIDNRDTHPLFLYFFGHISNAVVLSVRGVYLVLLAAGWAGVTAAAGLIAWRVAGIRLALTAVAAFILCALLGMWVPTMQTLALMVVAVLASVILGALLGLAAGLSDRVFRSLRPVLDTMQVMPAFAYLLPVVLVFGIGVPAAVLATVIYAAPPMARLTALGLRDADAGVMEAAASLGATGRQRLLTARLPLARKELLLGLNQTIMMALSMAVIASVIGAGGLGDRVYQALASVDVGAALAAGIPIVLLAVVLDRVTAAAGNRIGTAPQAGPAWSGWAVVVAGTVGAAVVARLASKPTWPDAWTVGIAEPVNEAVGWMTDHLYSGVPVIGGTADWAAHFTTWILDPVRDGLQWLPWWALLLLVAVLAMMIGTWRTTLTAVLAMAAIGVLGVWDPALNTLSQVLAGVAVTLVIGFAVGIAASRSERVERLLRPVLDVFQTMPQFVYLIPVVALFGVGRAPAVAAAVIYALPAVVRITTQGMNSVDPVVMESSRSLGATGMQQLRKVQLPLARPALLLAVNQGVVLVLAVVVIGGLVGGGALGYDVVFGLAQGDLATGLVAGAAIVCLGLMLDRVTQPTQRRTGKGA, from the coding sequence ATGACCGCCACCGTCACCACCGCGCGTACCGCCGGGCTGGACGCCTCCACGACGGCCTCCTCCTTCGCGCGGCACCGCACCGGCGTCGTGCTGGTCGGCGCCCTCGCACTGCTGATACTCGGCGCCTTCCTCATCGGCGGCGGGACATGGCCCGCGAGCCTCACCGTCGATCTGACCGGTCCGCTCGGCGACGTCAGCGACTGGATCATCGACAACCGCGACACCCACCCGCTGTTCCTCTACTTCTTCGGGCACATCAGCAACGCCGTCGTGCTGTCCGTACGCGGCGTCTACCTGGTCCTGCTCGCGGCCGGCTGGGCCGGTGTCACAGCCGCCGCCGGTCTGATCGCCTGGCGGGTCGCAGGCATCCGGCTCGCACTCACCGCCGTCGCCGCGTTCATCCTCTGCGCACTGCTCGGCATGTGGGTGCCCACGATGCAGACCCTCGCGCTGATGGTCGTCGCCGTGCTGGCCTCGGTGATCCTCGGAGCGCTGCTCGGCCTGGCCGCCGGTCTGTCCGACCGGGTCTTCCGCTCTCTGCGCCCGGTACTCGACACCATGCAGGTCATGCCGGCCTTCGCGTACCTGCTGCCGGTCGTGCTGGTCTTCGGTATCGGGGTGCCCGCCGCCGTCCTCGCGACCGTCATCTACGCGGCACCTCCGATGGCCCGGCTGACCGCGCTCGGACTGCGTGACGCCGACGCCGGCGTCATGGAGGCAGCGGCCTCGCTCGGCGCGACGGGACGGCAGCGACTCCTCACCGCCCGGCTTCCGCTCGCCCGCAAGGAACTGCTGCTCGGCCTCAACCAGACGATCATGATGGCCCTGTCGATGGCCGTCATCGCCTCCGTGATCGGCGCGGGCGGCCTCGGTGACCGCGTCTACCAGGCCCTCGCCTCCGTCGATGTCGGCGCCGCGCTCGCCGCAGGAATTCCGATCGTGCTGCTCGCCGTCGTCCTCGACCGGGTCACCGCCGCGGCCGGCAACCGCATCGGCACCGCCCCGCAGGCCGGGCCCGCCTGGTCAGGCTGGGCCGTCGTGGTGGCCGGCACCGTTGGCGCCGCCGTCGTGGCACGGCTCGCCTCCAAGCCGACCTGGCCCGATGCCTGGACCGTCGGCATCGCCGAGCCGGTCAATGAGGCCGTCGGCTGGATGACCGACCACCTCTACTCCGGCGTGCCCGTCATCGGCGGCACGGCGGACTGGGCCGCCCACTTCACCACCTGGATCCTCGATCCGGTACGTGACGGGCTCCAGTGGCTGCCCTGGTGGGCACTGCTCCTGCTGGTCGCCGTACTCGCCATGATGATCGGCACATGGCGCACCACGCTGACCGCCGTCCTCGCGATGGCCGCGATCGGCGTACTCGGCGTCTGGGACCCGGCGCTCAACACGCTCTCCCAGGTGCTGGCCGGCGTCGCCGTCACCCTGGTGATCGGTTTCGCCGTCGGTATCGCCGCTTCCCGGAGCGAGCGGGTGGAACGCCTGCTGCGTCCGGTGCTCGACGTGTTCCAGACGATGCCGCAGTTCGTCTACCTCATCCCTGTGGTCGCTCTGTTCGGCGTCGGCCGCGCACCGGCGGTGGCCGCCGCCGTCATCTACGCGCTGCCCGCCGTCGTCCGCATCACCACGCAGGGGATGAACAGCGTCGACCCCGTCGTCATGGAGTCCTCGCGTTCGCTCGGCGCCACCGGGATGCAGCAGCTGCGCAAGGTCCAGCTGCCGTTGGCCCGCCCGGCACTGCTGCTCGCCGTCAACCAGGGAGTCGTCCTCGTACTCGCCGTCGTCGTCATCGGTGGTCTCGTCGGCGGAGGCGCTCTCGGCTACGACGTCGTGTTCGGCCTCGCCCAGGGCGACCTCGCGACCGGACTGGTCGCAGGTGCCGCGATCGTCTGCCTCGGCCTGATGCTCGACCGTGTCACGCAGCCGACACAGCGCCGCACCGGAAAGGGGGCCTGA
- a CDS encoding aldehyde dehydrogenase family protein, translating into MSAQKTIHVGGEWREAASGATREILDPVDATAFAVVAEGGVADTDAAVAAARAAFDKGPWPHTPVAERAALLRRVADLLERDREKIGALECRDAGKTLEEGRVDVDCVRDAFRYFADLVMNESGGRVVDAGSDEIHSVVVHEPVGVCGLITPWNYPLLQASWKIAPALAAGNTFVIKPSEITPLTTVALVALLVEAGLPAGVANIVTGAGATVGARIADHPDVDLVSFTGGLASGTKVMRAAADTVKKVALELGGKNPNVVFADACATDDGFDTAVDQALNAAFIHSGQVCSAGSRLIIEESVRDRFVTELARRAARIRIGRGTDDGVECGPLVSEQQLVRTEEFVASALKEGAVLRAGGERPEGPGYFYRPTVLDHCDRSMRVVREEIFGPVLTVETFRTEDEAVALANDTQYGLAGAVWTADTGRGRRVAGRLRHGTVWINDFHPYLPQAEWGGFGKSGIGRELGPTGLAEYREAKHIYQNLAPRPVRWFAG; encoded by the coding sequence GTGTCTGCACAAAAGACCATCCACGTGGGTGGGGAGTGGCGAGAAGCCGCTTCCGGCGCCACGCGCGAGATTCTCGACCCTGTCGACGCGACGGCGTTCGCCGTCGTCGCGGAGGGTGGCGTCGCGGACACGGACGCCGCCGTCGCCGCAGCCAGAGCGGCCTTCGACAAGGGGCCCTGGCCGCACACGCCTGTCGCGGAGCGGGCGGCACTGCTCAGACGGGTGGCCGACCTGCTGGAGCGCGACCGGGAGAAGATCGGCGCTCTGGAGTGCCGGGACGCCGGCAAGACGCTCGAAGAGGGACGCGTCGACGTGGACTGCGTGCGCGACGCCTTCCGCTACTTCGCCGACCTCGTCATGAACGAGAGCGGCGGACGCGTCGTCGACGCCGGATCCGACGAGATTCACAGCGTAGTCGTGCACGAGCCCGTCGGAGTCTGCGGACTCATCACTCCATGGAACTACCCTCTGCTCCAGGCCAGTTGGAAGATCGCTCCCGCACTGGCCGCGGGCAACACTTTTGTGATCAAGCCCAGTGAGATCACGCCGCTGACCACCGTCGCCCTCGTCGCGCTGCTCGTCGAGGCCGGACTGCCCGCAGGTGTGGCCAACATCGTCACCGGTGCGGGCGCCACCGTCGGTGCCCGGATCGCCGACCACCCCGACGTCGACCTCGTCTCCTTCACGGGCGGACTCGCCAGCGGTACGAAGGTGATGCGGGCCGCCGCGGACACCGTCAAGAAGGTCGCGCTCGAACTCGGCGGCAAGAACCCCAACGTGGTGTTCGCGGACGCGTGCGCCACCGACGACGGCTTCGACACCGCCGTCGACCAGGCACTGAACGCCGCCTTCATCCACAGCGGGCAGGTCTGCTCCGCCGGTTCCCGGCTGATCATCGAGGAGTCGGTCCGCGACCGCTTCGTCACCGAACTCGCCCGGCGGGCAGCGAGGATCCGTATCGGCCGGGGCACCGACGACGGTGTCGAATGCGGTCCTCTCGTCTCCGAGCAGCAACTCGTCAGGACCGAGGAGTTCGTGGCCTCCGCTCTGAAGGAGGGTGCGGTGCTGCGGGCCGGCGGCGAGCGTCCCGAAGGCCCCGGATACTTCTATCGGCCCACGGTTCTGGACCACTGCGACCGGTCCATGCGCGTCGTGCGCGAGGAGATCTTCGGGCCGGTCCTGACCGTCGAGACCTTCCGTACCGAGGACGAGGCCGTCGCCCTCGCGAACGACACCCAGTACGGACTCGCCGGTGCCGTGTGGACTGCGGACACGGGCCGCGGGCGCCGGGTCGCGGGCCGACTGCGCCACGGCACCGTCTGGATCAACGACTTCCACCCCTACCTTCCGCAGGCGGAGTGGGGCGGCTTCGGGAAGTCCGGCATCGGCCGGGAGCTGGGCCCGACAGGGCTGGCCGAGTACCGCGAGGCCAAGCACATCTACCAGAACCTCGCCCCACGCCCTGTGCGCTGGTTCGCGGGCTGA
- a CDS encoding ABC transporter substrate-binding protein has translation MARLRTPLIALVSAAGLVAVAGCGAADMTRQPSPFANAQGAKTVTLSVQSWVGAQANTAVAQYLLEHELGYRVDTVQIDEVPAWDALSQGRVDAILEDWGHPDQEARYVKDKKTITPGGDLGVTGHIGWFVPTYFAKAHPDVTDWKNLNKYADQFRTAESGGKGQLLDGSPSYVTNDKALVRNLGLDYQVVFSGSEAAQITQIKQFAKEKKPFLTYWYKPQWLFEKVPMTEIELPPYKDGCDADAEKVECAYPHTPLKKYLNARFAGDGGKAAQFLKNFSWGTEEQNEVALMIADQKLTPQEAAKKWVDKHESTWRAWLPK, from the coding sequence ATGGCTCGTCTGCGCACACCTCTGATCGCGCTCGTCAGCGCCGCCGGTCTCGTCGCCGTTGCCGGCTGCGGGGCGGCGGACATGACGCGCCAGCCCTCTCCGTTCGCCAACGCGCAGGGCGCCAAGACCGTGACGCTCTCGGTCCAGTCGTGGGTCGGCGCCCAGGCGAACACCGCCGTGGCCCAATACCTCCTCGAACACGAGCTGGGCTACCGCGTCGACACCGTTCAGATCGACGAGGTGCCCGCCTGGGACGCCCTCAGTCAAGGCCGGGTGGACGCCATCCTGGAGGACTGGGGCCATCCGGACCAGGAGGCCCGGTACGTCAAGGACAAGAAGACGATCACGCCCGGCGGGGACCTCGGGGTCACCGGGCACATCGGCTGGTTCGTCCCCACGTACTTCGCCAAGGCGCACCCCGACGTCACCGACTGGAAGAACCTCAACAAGTACGCGGACCAGTTCCGCACCGCCGAGAGCGGCGGCAAGGGCCAGTTGCTGGACGGCTCTCCGTCGTACGTCACCAACGACAAGGCGCTCGTGCGGAATCTCGGCCTGGACTATCAGGTCGTGTTCTCGGGCTCCGAGGCGGCGCAGATCACCCAGATCAAGCAGTTCGCCAAGGAGAAGAAGCCGTTCCTCACCTACTGGTACAAGCCGCAGTGGCTGTTCGAGAAGGTGCCGATGACGGAGATCGAACTGCCTCCGTACAAGGACGGCTGCGACGCCGACGCGGAGAAGGTCGAGTGCGCCTATCCGCACACGCCGCTGAAGAAGTACCTCAACGCGCGCTTCGCCGGCGACGGCGGCAAGGCGGCGCAGTTCCTCAAGAACTTCTCCTGGGGCACCGAGGAGCAGAACGAGGTGGCTCTGATGATCGCCGATCAGAAGCTCACACCTCAGGAGGCGGCAAAGAAGTGGGTCGACAAGCACGAGTCGACGTGGCGCGCCTGGCTGCCCAAGTGA
- a CDS encoding 2'-5' RNA ligase family protein, with translation MLATVAEAEPLVEHWRRRFDASAAAGVPAHVTVLFPFLDISLVNAAVVGDLATLIAGHDPFTVRFDECGRFPDVLYLAPAPDRPLRALTESIAARWPETPPYGGQFAEVIPHLTVAHGQPPRVLDEVEAELTHRLPATATISSVSLFVSDGQSWRHHTEFPMLGASGITSLRRPSSESIHNS, from the coding sequence TTGCTCGCCACCGTGGCAGAAGCCGAACCGCTGGTTGAGCACTGGCGTCGGCGATTCGACGCCTCCGCAGCAGCCGGGGTTCCCGCCCACGTGACGGTACTCTTCCCGTTCCTCGACATCAGTCTCGTCAATGCCGCGGTCGTCGGTGATCTCGCAACCCTGATCGCCGGCCATGATCCCTTCACGGTCCGGTTCGACGAGTGCGGCCGCTTCCCTGACGTGCTTTATCTGGCGCCGGCCCCGGACCGGCCGCTTCGCGCGCTGACCGAGTCAATTGCCGCGCGATGGCCGGAGACGCCGCCCTACGGGGGACAGTTCGCCGAGGTCATCCCGCACCTGACCGTCGCCCATGGGCAGCCGCCCCGAGTGCTCGACGAGGTGGAGGCAGAGCTGACCCACCGGCTACCCGCCACCGCGACGATCTCGTCGGTGAGTCTGTTCGTGAGTGACGGACAAAGTTGGCGGCACCACACGGAGTTTCCGATGCTCGGCGCATCGGGCATCACCTCACTTCGCCGGCCCAGCAGCGAGTCGATCCACAACTCCTGA
- a CDS encoding DUF3626 domain-containing protein: protein MSSDAPRTAQGRALGHVAALSSGPPLEPRLRVTLNFHPDRPAQGKPILEALAEGGVYLSQFVTGTSNGGPTAHPGGDRWRWESRIFDGAYDNAAAHERPVYGALNFRRKPVGAAPRFGSAHFRLTAAALARTTFCYPDSFLEPSDFGTADCMGLIELALADDRDDLDDYIEAQIHGPVRLDRDIEALVLDPCYRGTAVEDAARCLPCPVEWHPGFRLTVEELRRYPAYRGQEYVALGARIADGGRLDPRIVGDAAGTGRHDPQAVKKVWHYLARFGAPPRPSGEAVSRVQAEKVTFHGLH from the coding sequence ATGAGCTCCGACGCCCCCCGGACTGCGCAGGGACGGGCCCTTGGGCATGTGGCCGCGCTGTCCTCCGGGCCGCCCCTGGAACCGAGGTTGCGGGTGACCCTCAACTTCCATCCGGACCGTCCGGCACAGGGCAAGCCGATCCTGGAGGCCCTGGCAGAGGGCGGCGTCTATCTCTCGCAGTTCGTCACCGGGACGAGCAATGGTGGACCGACCGCCCACCCGGGCGGCGACCGGTGGCGGTGGGAAAGCCGGATCTTCGATGGCGCTTACGACAACGCGGCTGCTCACGAGCGGCCCGTCTACGGCGCGCTGAACTTCCGCCGCAAGCCGGTCGGCGCGGCGCCGCGCTTCGGTTCCGCGCATTTCCGGCTCACTGCCGCGGCGCTGGCGCGGACCACGTTCTGCTACCCGGACAGCTTCCTGGAGCCCTCGGACTTCGGTACGGCGGATTGCATGGGCCTGATCGAACTCGCCCTGGCCGATGACCGAGACGATCTCGACGACTACATCGAGGCGCAGATACACGGGCCGGTCCGGCTGGATCGCGATATCGAGGCGCTGGTTCTGGATCCTTGCTATCGGGGCACGGCCGTCGAGGATGCCGCCCGATGTCTTCCGTGCCCGGTGGAATGGCACCCCGGATTCCGGCTCACGGTCGAGGAGCTACGCCGGTATCCCGCCTACCGGGGCCAGGAGTACGTCGCCTTGGGCGCGCGGATCGCCGACGGTGGGAGGCTCGATCCGCGCATTGTCGGCGATGCCGCCGGTACCGGCCGCCATGACCCGCAGGCCGTCAAGAAGGTGTGGCACTATCTCGCGCGCTTCGGGGCGCCGCCGCGGCCGAGCGGCGAGGCGGTGAGCCGGGTGCAGGCAGAGAAGGTCACGTTCCATGGCCTTCACTGA